In Ureibacillus thermophilus, the genomic stretch CTATCAAATCGGGCAACTCTAAGATATATCGAAACTATCTTAAAAGACTGGCAGCATAAAAGAATTAGTAATTTAGCCGAAGTCGAACGCGACGACGCGGAATTTAAACGAAAACGAGGTGGACGAAGTGAACGCGATTCAAACGGTAATGGACAATCTGATCGAGCGTCAGAAGATGACTTCTCACTCTGATGTGCACATCTGCCCACACTGTGGCCAAGAGGTACCTCCGATGGAAATCGAAGTGCTCGGCCGTAAAAGATGGGTGCAACCGATTTGCGAATGCGAGAAACAAGCAAAAATGGAAGAAATAAATCGACTGGTACGAGCCAAAGAAGAAAATGAAGTTCGTGAGTTATTCTCGATTAGCAACATCGGGGATAAATACTTAAATGCTAGTTTCGAAAACTTTGAGGTTCGGCCAGGCAGCGAAAATGCTTATAAAATCGCGAAACATTATGCCGAACACTTTGAAGAATACGGCCCCGAATCCATCATGATATGGGGTGAACCAGGAAACGGGAAAACGCATTTAGCGGCAGCGGTTCATAATCATTTGACGAAACACGGGAAAGTCGTTGTATTCATTTCAATGCCAGAGCTGCTGAACAAAATTAAAGCGACATTTAACTATAACAACAAAGAAACCGAACAGCAGATTTTAAAAGCATTAAACATTTGTGACTTGTTAATTATCGATGATCTAGGAGCAGAAAAAACATCGGATTGGGTGCAAGAAACGGTATTCACGATTATTGACGGACGTTACAGACGTCAGAAACCAATTCTAGCAACTTCAAATATTCGGCCTGCTGATTTAATCGACAAAATTGGAAATCGTGCATACG encodes the following:
- a CDS encoding ATP-binding protein, yielding MNAIQTVMDNLIERQKMTSHSDVHICPHCGQEVPPMEIEVLGRKRWVQPICECEKQAKMEEINRLVRAKEENEVRELFSISNIGDKYLNASFENFEVRPGSENAYKIAKHYAEHFEEYGPESIMIWGEPGNGKTHLAAAVHNHLTKHGKVVVFISMPELLNKIKATFNYNNKETEQQILKALNICDLLIIDDLGAEKTSDWVQETVFTIIDGRYRRQKPILATSNIRPADLIDKIGNRAYDRILEMSQPIENKATSYRREIAKQRLSKFDEILRGE